A genomic window from Brevibacillus agri includes:
- a CDS encoding cysteine desulfurase family protein, producing the protein MIYLDNSATTRPHPEVIETVRRAMESYYGNPSSLHQKGVEAENVLKQARKVAAQYLGCKEGEVFFTSGGTESNNTAIKGIAFQYQNRGKHIITTQVEHPAVYDVCKQLESFGFTVTYLPVDREGRVSLEDVKRALRPDTILVSVMHVNNELGTIQPVAEIGQWLKQFPKVLFHVDAVQGIGKVPLRLQDSGIDLLSVSAHKFYGPRGVGILYKREGLIIHPLIMGGGQEGGIRSGTENLPAIAGLAKAIRILEELGHGEVNRLQGLHQQLREGIQRIEGCIVNTPEAGAAPHIMNLSVPGVKAEVLLHALEERGFLVSTKSACSSKANEPSRVLTAAGIDRDCALSSLRISLGRENTSEEIAQFLTALQTCVGSLRPLLKPQAAPDRRK; encoded by the coding sequence GTGATTTACTTAGACAACAGTGCGACAACCCGGCCTCATCCAGAGGTGATTGAGACCGTGAGACGGGCCATGGAGAGCTATTACGGAAATCCGTCCTCGTTGCATCAAAAAGGGGTAGAGGCGGAAAACGTGCTCAAGCAGGCACGAAAGGTTGCCGCGCAGTACCTCGGCTGCAAAGAGGGAGAGGTCTTTTTTACCTCCGGAGGCACGGAAAGCAACAATACGGCAATCAAAGGCATTGCCTTTCAATATCAGAACAGAGGGAAGCATATTATTACGACCCAGGTGGAGCATCCGGCTGTCTATGATGTATGCAAACAGCTCGAAAGCTTCGGGTTCACCGTGACCTACCTGCCTGTGGACCGGGAAGGGCGCGTGTCGCTGGAAGACGTGAAGCGTGCCCTCCGGCCTGATACGATTCTCGTTTCCGTCATGCACGTCAACAACGAGCTGGGGACGATTCAGCCTGTTGCGGAAATCGGACAGTGGCTGAAGCAGTTTCCGAAGGTGCTGTTTCACGTCGATGCGGTGCAAGGGATCGGCAAAGTGCCGCTGCGGCTGCAAGATTCCGGGATTGATCTGTTGAGCGTCTCGGCGCACAAGTTTTACGGTCCGCGGGGAGTAGGCATTTTGTACAAGCGCGAAGGACTGATTATACACCCGCTGATAATGGGCGGCGGTCAGGAGGGCGGGATTCGCTCGGGAACGGAAAATCTTCCGGCGATTGCTGGCCTGGCCAAAGCGATTCGGATATTGGAAGAGCTCGGCCATGGCGAGGTCAACAGGCTGCAAGGCTTGCACCAGCAGCTTCGTGAAGGCATCCAGCGAATCGAGGGCTGCATCGTCAATACGCCGGAAGCGGGCGCAGCGCCGCATATCATGAACCTGTCTGTGCCAGGCGTGAAGGCGGAAGTGCTGCTGCACGCGTTGGAAGAGCGAGGCTTCCTCGTCTCCACCAAGTCGGCTTGCTCCTCCAAGGCGAACGAGCCGAGCCGGGTACTTACGGCAGCAGGGATTGATCGCGATTGTGCGCTGTCCTCGCTGCGCATCAGCCTGGGCCGGGAAAATACGAGCGAGGAAATCGCCCAGTTTTTGACGGCGCTGCAAACGTGTGTAGGTAGCTTGCGCCCGCTGCTCAAGCCGCAAGCTGCGCCAGATCGCAGAAAATAG
- the thiI gene encoding tRNA uracil 4-sulfurtransferase ThiI, translated as MNYDVILIRYGELALKGKNRDQFEDALVRSVKSVLRSFFKVKVRRNYGRMYVELHGEDAYAVMERLKRVFGISSFSPTIQVDPDIETIKEKALELIRQLKPEPRTFRVVTRRADKRYPIPSMEVNRIVGTHILRALPAIKVDVHEPETIVNLEIRAEGTYISCETIPGPGGLPVGVSGKVLLLLSGGIDSPVAGWMMLKRGVTLEAIHFHSYPFTSERALQKVRDLAQKLTKWGGTVRLHVVPFTEIQTAIREKCPEDYLITIMRRFMMRVSERVAENTKAKALATGESLGQVASQTLESMDTINKVISIPILRPLIGMDKVDITDLSRKIDTYELSILPYEDCCTVFTPKNPVTRPKPYLAAKFEEALDVEALVEDAVARTVIEEITTKPKETTTDLF; from the coding sequence ATGAACTACGATGTCATTTTGATTCGATATGGCGAGCTTGCCCTCAAAGGCAAAAATCGCGATCAGTTTGAAGATGCGCTGGTCAGAAGCGTGAAAAGCGTGCTGCGCTCCTTTTTCAAGGTGAAAGTGAGACGCAACTACGGACGGATGTACGTCGAGCTGCACGGCGAAGATGCCTACGCCGTCATGGAGCGCCTGAAGCGCGTTTTCGGCATTTCCTCGTTCAGTCCGACCATTCAGGTGGACCCGGATATCGAGACGATCAAGGAAAAAGCGCTGGAGCTGATCCGTCAGTTGAAGCCTGAGCCACGCACGTTTCGCGTCGTTACGCGCCGCGCCGACAAACGCTATCCGATTCCTTCGATGGAAGTCAACCGCATCGTCGGCACGCACATTTTGCGCGCGCTTCCTGCGATCAAGGTCGACGTGCACGAGCCGGAGACGATCGTCAATCTGGAAATTCGCGCGGAAGGCACGTACATTAGCTGTGAAACGATTCCCGGCCCAGGCGGCTTGCCTGTAGGCGTGAGCGGAAAAGTGCTGTTGCTTTTGTCAGGCGGTATCGACAGCCCTGTCGCTGGCTGGATGATGCTCAAGCGCGGGGTTACGCTCGAAGCGATCCATTTCCATAGCTATCCGTTCACCAGTGAGCGCGCCTTGCAAAAAGTGCGGGACCTCGCGCAAAAGCTGACCAAATGGGGAGGAACGGTCCGTCTCCACGTCGTACCTTTTACAGAGATCCAGACGGCCATTCGCGAAAAGTGTCCGGAAGATTACTTGATTACGATCATGCGCCGCTTTATGATGCGCGTCTCTGAGCGTGTGGCGGAAAATACGAAGGCAAAAGCTCTGGCGACAGGCGAGAGTCTGGGCCAGGTCGCTTCGCAAACATTGGAGAGCATGGACACGATCAACAAGGTGATTTCGATTCCGATTTTGCGCCCGTTGATCGGGATGGACAAAGTCGACATTACCGATCTGTCGCGCAAAATTGATACGTATGAGCTGTCCATTTTGCCGTATGAAGATTGCTGCACCGTGTTTACGCCGAAAAATCCTGTGACGAGACCAAAGCCGTACCTCGCGGCCAAATTTGAAGAAGCGCTGGACGTGGAGGCGCTTGTCGAGGATGCGGTAGCACGCACCGTGATCGAAGAGATTACGACCAAACCAAAAGAAACGACAACCGATCTGTTTTAA
- a CDS encoding fumarylacetoacetate hydrolase family protein, which produces MIIRYERNGKVKHGWMVEEDHKVRVIEGDIYKVQTAKPIMTGLELPLDEISLKAPCEPSKVVCIGLNYRDHAAEMGIELPKEPLMFLKPSTTVVGPGEPIVYPKLTGNLHYEGELAVVMKKEAKKVKASEADDYILGFTCAIDVTARDLQMSDGQWTRAKGFDTFCPLGPAIAAKLDYANLRIVTRVNGEVRQDASTKQLIFTIPQLVEAVSAVMTLRPGDVILTGTPSGVGELKVGDEISVTIEGIGTLTTHVVAEE; this is translated from the coding sequence ATGATTATCCGCTATGAGCGTAACGGCAAGGTAAAGCATGGGTGGATGGTAGAAGAGGATCACAAAGTGCGCGTGATCGAAGGGGATATTTATAAAGTCCAAACGGCGAAGCCGATCATGACGGGACTGGAGCTGCCATTGGACGAAATCAGCCTGAAAGCGCCGTGCGAGCCGAGCAAAGTCGTGTGCATCGGCTTGAACTACCGGGACCACGCGGCCGAGATGGGGATTGAGCTGCCGAAAGAGCCGCTGATGTTCTTGAAGCCGTCCACGACTGTCGTAGGTCCGGGCGAGCCGATTGTTTATCCTAAGCTGACCGGGAATCTTCACTATGAAGGCGAGCTGGCGGTTGTCATGAAAAAGGAAGCGAAAAAGGTAAAGGCTTCCGAGGCGGATGACTACATTCTTGGCTTTACGTGCGCGATTGACGTAACTGCCCGCGATTTGCAAATGAGCGATGGTCAATGGACCCGAGCAAAAGGCTTCGACACGTTTTGCCCGCTTGGACCGGCGATTGCGGCGAAGCTGGATTATGCCAATCTGCGCATCGTGACGCGCGTAAACGGAGAAGTGCGGCAGGACGCCAGCACGAAGCAGTTGATCTTTACCATCCCGCAGCTAGTGGAGGCGGTATCCGCAGTCATGACTCTTCGGCCTGGCGATGTCATTTTGACCGGAACACCTTCTGGCGTGGGCGAGCTGAAGGTCGGAGACGAAATCTCTGTCACGATTGAAGGGATTGGCACCTTGACGACACATGTCGTTGCCGAGGAATAG
- a CDS encoding sensor histidine kinase, with protein sequence MLLARYLVEDVDQDMQNWALDMGEWLRSQEFPFSSILRTYQLYRNVFWRVLQPELQQWSLSPQEMHYLERQLGKAMDESVFWAVYHFEQMINKELVQKEETISYLHNDKLTMLGKIAANMAHELRNPLCAIEGFLKLISESTQEQAQLQTYIQVVMHEFENLHRQITGFLSFSKKPILDEIFKTVQVEQLLAEVETLITPRLVGENIRFEKQVHSCALACYEEGLKQVVVNLLNNAIDAVQNRTDKYIHVIATASDGWLYLSVENNGEMIPPDIVEILFQPFFTTKQNGTGIGLSICKNIIDKHNGTIHCDSNENRTRFVVSLPILSPEEAAVQAAVST encoded by the coding sequence GTGCTCTTAGCCCGTTATCTGGTGGAAGACGTAGATCAGGACATGCAGAACTGGGCACTGGATATGGGAGAGTGGCTGCGTTCGCAGGAGTTCCCCTTTTCCTCCATTTTGCGTACGTATCAGTTGTATCGAAATGTCTTTTGGCGCGTGCTTCAGCCTGAACTGCAACAATGGTCCCTCTCTCCGCAGGAGATGCACTATCTGGAGCGACAACTGGGGAAGGCGATGGATGAGAGTGTGTTCTGGGCTGTCTATCATTTCGAGCAGATGATAAACAAGGAGCTCGTGCAAAAGGAAGAAACGATTTCCTACCTGCACAATGACAAACTGACCATGCTGGGGAAAATCGCCGCCAACATGGCGCATGAGCTGCGCAATCCGCTGTGCGCGATTGAAGGCTTTCTCAAGCTGATTAGCGAGTCTACGCAGGAGCAGGCACAACTGCAGACGTACATTCAAGTCGTGATGCATGAATTCGAAAATTTGCACCGGCAAATAACAGGTTTTCTCAGCTTCTCCAAAAAACCGATTTTAGATGAAATTTTCAAAACTGTCCAAGTTGAGCAACTGCTCGCCGAAGTAGAAACGCTCATTACTCCGCGACTGGTAGGAGAAAACATACGCTTTGAAAAACAAGTCCACTCCTGCGCCCTGGCTTGTTATGAGGAAGGCTTAAAGCAGGTCGTCGTCAATCTGTTGAACAATGCGATCGACGCTGTGCAAAATCGAACAGACAAGTACATCCACGTCATTGCCACCGCTTCGGATGGCTGGCTCTATTTGAGCGTGGAAAACAACGGAGAAATGATTCCTCCCGACATTGTCGAGATTTTGTTCCAACCGTTCTTTACGACCAAGCAAAATGGGACAGGCATCGGTCTGTCTATCTGCAAAAACATTATCGACAAACATAATGGCACCATCCATTGTGATTCCAACGAAAATCGTACCCGTTTCGTCGTGTCGCTGCCGATTTTATCGCCAGAAGAAGCAGCCGTCCAGGCAGCGGTATCTACGTGA
- a CDS encoding IS5 family transposase (programmed frameshift), translated as MIQRRYEINDEQWEQIQDMFPPYRTGRPSKLSNRTMFNAILWIARSGAAWRDLPEERYGSWKTVYSRFCKWRDTGLLVAIFQALHVEPDFENLSIDSTSVKAHQHSAGAKKNAEGHEVNQHIGVSRGGKTTKLHTVVDGLGNPLAFLLTGGHVYDSVPAINLLQGFDLTGSHIVGDKAYGSEAIRHWITAKQAAYTIPPKANNKNPWKVDWYRYKERHLVECFFNKIKHFRRIATRYDKLAKSFLAFVYVASIFKLTQ; from the exons ATGATTCAAAGACGGTACGAAATAAACGATGAACAGTGGGAACAAATTCAGGACATGTTCCCCCCCTATCGAACAGGACGTCCGTCCAAATTAAGTAATCGTACCATGTTTAATGCCATTCTTTGGATTGCCCGAAGTGGTGCGGCTTGGCGAGATTTGCCGGAAGAACGTTATGGTTCATGGAAAACGGTCTACAGTCGCTTCTGCAAGTGGAGAGATACCGGATTACTTGTCGCCATCTTCCAAGCTCTTCACGTAGAACCTGACTTTGAAAACTTGAGCATCGATTCTACATCGGTCAAAGCTCATCAACACAGTGCGGGTGCTA AAAAAAACGCAGAAGGACACGAAGTAAATCAGCACATAGGCGTCAGCCGTGGCGGAAAGACAACCAAACTTCATACCGTCGTCGATGGATTAGGGAATCCCCTCGCTTTTCTTCTCACGGGGGGGCACGTCTATGATTCCGTTCCAGCGATCAATTTGCTTCAAGGGTTTGATCTTACGGGAAGCCATATTGTTGGTGACAAAGCCTACGGCTCAGAAGCCATTCGGCATTGGATTACGGCTAAGCAGGCAGCGTACACCATCCCGCCTAAAGCGAATAATAAAAATCCTTGGAAAGTGGATTGGTACCGCTATAAAGAACGGCACTTGGTGGAGTGCTTCTTCAATAAAATCAAACATTTTCGACGAATCGCTACTCGTTACGACAAGCTGGCCAAATCATTCCTAGCGTTTGTATATGTCGCGTCCATCTTTAAACTAACTCAATAA
- a CDS encoding TerC family protein yields MGEHFWLGLVHIFMIDLVLSSDNAVIIGMACRGLPLRERSRAVLYGTIGAVVLRIGLTGVTTWMLDIPLVKAVGGGLLLWIAIKLMVSNQEETTEVAHNQTIGQAVRTIILADFVMSLDNVLAVGGAAHGDIWLVLLGLGMSIPLLMWGSTWVARLMNRFPGLVILGGGVLAFTAVDMCLEDPYVWKWINPLMLNHMWLPAIASAAIMLWGRMKRA; encoded by the coding sequence ATGGGAGAGCATTTTTGGCTGGGTCTGGTGCATATTTTCATGATTGATCTGGTGTTGAGCAGCGACAATGCTGTCATCATAGGTATGGCTTGTCGGGGCTTGCCTCTGCGGGAGCGAAGCCGTGCTGTCCTGTATGGAACGATCGGGGCTGTTGTCCTGCGAATCGGGTTGACGGGCGTGACGACCTGGATGCTCGATATTCCGCTTGTCAAGGCGGTCGGGGGAGGACTGCTCTTATGGATTGCCATCAAGCTGATGGTGAGCAACCAGGAGGAAACGACAGAGGTAGCGCATAATCAGACAATCGGCCAGGCGGTCAGAACGATTATATTGGCGGATTTTGTAATGAGCCTGGATAATGTTTTGGCGGTTGGTGGAGCGGCGCATGGCGATATATGGCTGGTTTTGCTTGGACTGGGAATGAGCATTCCGCTGTTAATGTGGGGAAGCACATGGGTCGCCAGGCTTATGAACCGTTTTCCAGGCCTGGTCATTCTCGGCGGCGGGGTGTTGGCCTTTACAGCGGTGGACATGTGTCTCGAAGACCCGTACGTGTGGAAATGGATCAATCCGCTGATGCTTAACCACATGTGGCTCCCGGCCATTGCCTCGGCAGCGATCATGCTGTGGGGACGGATGAAAAGGGCCTGA
- a CDS encoding YkoP family protein, protein MNTNLLMLWGYWDEIYQRCTRLTYIEKGNNIFRVVPLRYRGETLRTSDERTIHDGDLILKIHIHNYYFATLCRGVQDELRVALLLRRHILQSLPRLAAFLEAMEEREQIKGIVGTTMLHKGVAPLGFSISDVPMNWFFRYKRWYLRLMLRLVHPNGKRRVQTWKHDMPLKRVYMSKELLLARYGQGASTGDTL, encoded by the coding sequence ATGAACACAAATCTCTTGATGCTATGGGGATACTGGGATGAAATCTACCAACGGTGCACCAGACTTACCTACATCGAAAAAGGGAACAACATCTTCCGGGTCGTTCCCTTGCGTTATCGGGGGGAGACATTACGCACGTCAGACGAGCGGACCATTCATGACGGCGATCTGATTTTGAAAATACATATTCACAACTATTACTTTGCTACGCTCTGCCGGGGAGTGCAGGACGAGCTGCGGGTCGCCTTGCTGTTGCGCAGGCATATTTTGCAGTCGCTGCCCAGGTTGGCCGCCTTTCTGGAAGCGATGGAGGAGCGGGAGCAAATCAAAGGAATCGTAGGCACAACCATGCTGCACAAAGGAGTCGCCCCGCTGGGCTTTTCCATCTCGGACGTGCCGATGAACTGGTTTTTCCGCTACAAGCGTTGGTACTTGCGGCTCATGCTCAGGCTGGTTCATCCCAACGGCAAAAGACGGGTGCAGACGTGGAAGCACGACATGCCGCTAAAACGGGTCTACATGTCCAAGGAGTTGTTGCTTGCGCGTTACGGACAAGGCGCGTCGACAGGAGATACGCTTTGA
- a CDS encoding MGDG synthase family glycosyltransferase, giving the protein MAKRFLLVTEEWAGSGHRVAAEALQEVLQKMDGAESARVIGGLQTASPGLRVLSRFFYFNMLKYAKPIWHSMYEQDEMWGKSLSKPLGWWLSTRLLRRVLQAEQPDVVIATHAYCLSALAYAKKKADKPFRLVSVPTDFHINRFWVDPQIDAYMVAHEQMAERLQRRYQIRPEKIHVCGIPIRHAFSLAEKTARHEWKKRLGIAPERFTVLIGGGEGGYGQMEEVIRALLTEEEPLQVVALTGKNARLKKQLEAEQAHSGQRHQLVVKGFEDCMWQWIGAADVYVTKPGGITCAESLALRTPLILYQPLPGQERHNSAFLTQQNAAVLASTPQEIREIIRRWRHSDQKDRIARQMDKLRRPAAATHIAELLFQLESKFGNEKGE; this is encoded by the coding sequence ATGGCCAAACGTTTTTTACTGGTCACCGAGGAATGGGCAGGCAGTGGGCATCGGGTAGCGGCAGAGGCGCTTCAGGAGGTTTTGCAAAAAATGGACGGTGCGGAATCAGCCCGGGTGATCGGAGGCTTACAGACAGCCAGCCCGGGTTTGCGCGTGCTGTCCCGTTTTTTTTATTTCAACATGCTCAAATACGCCAAGCCCATCTGGCACAGCATGTACGAACAGGATGAGATGTGGGGAAAGTCGCTGTCCAAGCCGCTTGGCTGGTGGCTCTCGACGCGACTGCTTCGGCGGGTGCTGCAGGCGGAACAGCCGGACGTCGTAATTGCGACGCATGCCTACTGCCTGTCGGCGCTTGCCTATGCGAAGAAAAAGGCGGACAAGCCGTTTCGGTTGGTCAGTGTGCCGACTGATTTTCACATTAACCGCTTTTGGGTAGATCCGCAGATCGACGCTTATATGGTAGCGCATGAGCAGATGGCAGAGCGGCTGCAACGGCGCTACCAGATCCGCCCGGAAAAAATTCACGTCTGCGGCATTCCGATCCGCCATGCGTTCAGCCTGGCAGAGAAGACGGCCAGGCACGAGTGGAAAAAGCGGCTGGGAATTGCTCCGGAGCGCTTTACGGTGCTGATCGGCGGAGGCGAGGGCGGCTACGGTCAGATGGAAGAAGTCATTCGCGCTTTGCTCACAGAGGAGGAGCCGCTGCAGGTCGTCGCGCTAACCGGAAAAAATGCCCGCCTAAAAAAGCAGTTGGAGGCAGAGCAAGCGCACAGCGGCCAGCGGCACCAGCTTGTCGTCAAAGGCTTTGAAGACTGCATGTGGCAGTGGATTGGCGCGGCAGACGTGTACGTGACCAAGCCCGGAGGCATTACGTGCGCGGAGTCGCTCGCTTTGCGGACGCCGCTGATCCTGTACCAGCCGCTGCCCGGTCAGGAAAGGCATAACAGCGCTTTTCTCACGCAGCAAAACGCAGCCGTGCTGGCGAGTACGCCGCAGGAAATCCGGGAGATTATCAGGCGCTGGCGCCACTCCGATCAAAAGGATAGGATCGCCCGGCAGATGGACAAGCTAAGGCGTCCGGCAGCGGCTACCCATATCGCTGAGCTGCTTTTTCAACTGGAGTCTAAATTTGGAAATGAAAAAGGCGAATGA
- a CDS encoding alpha/beta-type small acid-soluble spore protein → MANNNRSSNNLVVPQANQALDQMKYEIASEFGVQLGPDTTSRQNGSVGGEITKRLVAFAEQQLAGRG, encoded by the coding sequence ATGGCTAACAACAACCGCTCTAGCAACAATCTGGTGGTTCCTCAAGCAAACCAAGCGCTGGACCAAATGAAGTATGAAATCGCTTCTGAATTCGGCGTTCAGCTTGGTCCGGACACCACTTCCCGTCAAAACGGTTCAGTGGGTGGCGAGATCACAAAACGTCTTGTTGCCTTCGCTGAACAACAATTGGCTGGCCGTGGCTAA
- a CDS encoding DUF1657 domain-containing protein, with the protein MTVGAQVKQALASLKGAQADLESFALSTQNKQAKQLYTEAAEQTQTIVNNLQQRVTELENEEPQYKGF; encoded by the coding sequence ATGACAGTTGGAGCACAAGTAAAACAGGCGCTTGCCAGCCTGAAGGGTGCGCAGGCAGATTTGGAGTCGTTCGCGCTTAGCACGCAAAACAAGCAAGCGAAGCAACTGTACACAGAAGCTGCCGAGCAAACCCAAACGATTGTGAACAACCTGCAGCAACGCGTGACAGAGTTGGAGAACGAAGAGCCACAGTACAAAGGCTTCTAG
- a CDS encoding DUF421 domain-containing protein: MPDWFNILLRSLGALAYLFILTKIIGKRQIKQLSLIEYIVGITIGSIAAFMATEIDGPIVHSLIAMGVFAIVPVLMEWLTLKSKVLRDFFEGKSTVLIKEGKILEDNLKKERLTAEDLLEQLRIKNVFRVADVEFALMETNGELSVLLKSENQPVTPQQLELTVSPAEENQVVIMDGVIMDEPLATAGYNRRWVRTQLQKAGVALENVFLGQVDKGGELYLDLYDDKIQVPAPQAMKLTFATLKKCQADLELFALATKSEEAKQTYQRDAEQLQQVIDQLKPFLIR, translated from the coding sequence ATGCCTGACTGGTTCAATATTTTGCTACGCTCGCTGGGAGCGCTGGCATACTTGTTTATTCTGACGAAAATCATTGGAAAGCGGCAAATCAAGCAGCTTTCGCTCATTGAATACATCGTCGGCATTACGATCGGCTCCATCGCTGCCTTCATGGCGACGGAGATAGACGGACCGATTGTTCACAGTCTGATTGCCATGGGTGTTTTTGCGATTGTCCCTGTCCTGATGGAATGGCTGACGCTCAAAAGCAAGGTGCTGCGCGACTTTTTCGAGGGCAAGTCGACCGTTCTTATTAAAGAAGGGAAAATTTTGGAGGACAATCTGAAAAAGGAACGTCTCACGGCGGAAGATTTGCTGGAGCAACTGCGAATCAAAAACGTGTTCCGGGTAGCGGACGTGGAGTTCGCCCTGATGGAGACAAACGGGGAACTGAGCGTGCTCTTGAAGTCCGAGAACCAACCCGTGACGCCGCAGCAGTTGGAATTGACCGTGTCGCCGGCAGAAGAAAACCAGGTCGTCATTATGGATGGCGTCATCATGGACGAGCCGTTGGCGACAGCGGGCTACAATCGCCGTTGGGTGCGCACGCAATTGCAAAAAGCGGGCGTGGCGCTGGAGAACGTGTTTCTCGGCCAGGTCGACAAAGGCGGCGAGCTGTACCTCGATTTGTATGACGACAAAATTCAGGTGCCCGCCCCGCAAGCGATGAAGCTGACGTTTGCGACACTGAAAAAATGCCAGGCCGATCTGGAGCTGTTTGCCCTTGCGACGAAAAGCGAAGAGGCCAAACAGACTTATCAGCGTGACGCGGAGCAATTGCAGCAAGTCATCGACCAATTGAAGCCGTTTTTGATACGGTAA
- the spoVAC gene encoding stage V sporulation protein AC: MADQKKKNLTPVQQEYQQLAMRHEPKRPLVRNFIRAFFVGGLICLIGQGITELFIRYFDFTEKTAGNPTVAVLILLSALLTGLGVYDRIAQWAGAGTSVPVTGFANSITSAAIEHRSEGLVLGVGGNMFKLAGSVIVFGVAAAFVIGLLKKLFTMGG; this comes from the coding sequence GTGGCGGATCAAAAAAAGAAGAATCTGACCCCCGTGCAGCAAGAGTATCAGCAGTTGGCGATGCGCCATGAGCCTAAGCGTCCGCTCGTGCGCAACTTCATCCGCGCCTTTTTCGTGGGGGGCCTCATCTGCCTGATTGGCCAGGGGATTACAGAGCTGTTCATCCGATACTTTGACTTTACCGAGAAAACGGCCGGAAATCCGACAGTCGCTGTCCTGATCCTGCTTTCGGCGCTGCTCACAGGGCTGGGCGTCTACGACCGGATTGCGCAATGGGCGGGGGCGGGCACGAGCGTTCCGGTGACCGGCTTTGCCAATTCGATCACCTCAGCCGCCATCGAGCACCGCAGCGAAGGACTGGTGCTGGGCGTCGGCGGCAATATGTTCAAGCTCGCTGGCTCCGTCATTGTGTTTGGTGTTGCTGCCGCATTCGTCATCGGTCTTTTAAAAAAGTTGTTTACGATGGGAGGGTGA
- the spoVAD gene encoding stage V sporulation protein AD, producing MRQGHQSWVFPSKPVILGHAAIGGPFEAQGPLAEDFDTLHGDLMIGQESWEKAEKVLLEEACSKAIEKAGLAKEQINFLLAGDLMNQIISASFSARTLAIPFLGIFGACSTAMEGLALAAQLVDSQAADCVLAATSSHNGAAEKQYRYPTEYGSQKPPTAQWTVTGAGAAVVGNKGKGLRIAGATIGRVVDMGMTDPFNMGAAMAPAALSTIETHFRDFQLPHDHYDLVVTGDLGKVGHAILSELLPKHNVMVPLQRYIDCGKLIYGDNPNVWSGGSGCGCVATVTYGHLLRRMSAGEWKRMLVVATGALLSPISYQQGESIPCVAHAVAIESE from the coding sequence ATGCGCCAGGGCCATCAGTCGTGGGTGTTTCCCTCCAAGCCGGTTATTCTCGGCCACGCTGCCATCGGCGGGCCATTTGAAGCACAGGGGCCGTTGGCAGAGGATTTCGATACGCTGCACGGGGACTTGATGATCGGTCAGGAGAGCTGGGAAAAGGCGGAAAAGGTGCTGCTGGAGGAAGCGTGCTCGAAAGCCATCGAAAAAGCGGGGCTGGCGAAGGAGCAGATCAACTTTTTGCTCGCAGGCGATTTGATGAACCAGATCATTTCCGCCAGCTTTTCCGCCCGCACGCTGGCGATCCCGTTTCTCGGCATTTTCGGGGCGTGCTCGACCGCCATGGAAGGCTTGGCACTGGCTGCGCAGCTCGTGGACAGCCAGGCGGCGGACTGCGTGCTCGCGGCGACGTCCAGCCACAACGGGGCGGCAGAAAAGCAATACCGCTACCCGACAGAGTACGGCTCCCAGAAGCCGCCGACCGCCCAGTGGACGGTTACGGGAGCAGGAGCAGCGGTCGTCGGCAACAAAGGTAAAGGCTTGCGCATAGCAGGCGCCACGATTGGCCGAGTCGTGGACATGGGGATGACCGATCCGTTCAACATGGGGGCGGCGATGGCTCCGGCTGCGCTGTCGACGATCGAAACGCATTTTCGCGACTTCCAGCTCCCGCACGACCACTACGACCTGGTGGTAACGGGAGACTTGGGGAAAGTGGGGCATGCGATTTTGTCGGAACTATTGCCTAAACATAACGTGATGGTGCCGCTGCAGCGCTACATTGATTGCGGGAAGCTCATCTATGGAGACAACCCGAATGTCTGGTCCGGAGGGAGCGGCTGCGGCTGCGTTGCGACCGTTACATATGGCCACCTGCTGCGGAGGATGAGCGCAGGCGAATGGAAGCGGATGCTGGTGGTGGCGACAGGCGCGCTGCTATCGCCCATCTCGTATCAGCAAGGGGAGAGCATCCCTTGTGTCGCACACGCCGTGGCCATCGAGTCCGAGTGA
- the spoVAE gene encoding stage V sporulation protein AE: MTFLWAFLVGGIICVIGQFLMDVVKLTPAHTMSSLVVAGAVLDGFGLYEPLVQFAGAGATVPITSFGNALVHGAMAEAEQHGLIGIVTGIFEVTSAGISAAIVFGFFMALIFRPKG; the protein is encoded by the coding sequence ATGACGTTTTTATGGGCGTTTCTCGTAGGGGGAATCATTTGTGTGATCGGCCAGTTTCTCATGGATGTCGTCAAGCTGACACCGGCGCATACGATGTCATCTCTGGTGGTCGCCGGGGCGGTGCTGGACGGCTTCGGGCTGTATGAGCCGCTCGTCCAGTTTGCCGGGGCAGGCGCTACCGTTCCCATCACCAGCTTCGGCAATGCCCTCGTCCACGGCGCGATGGCCGAAGCAGAGCAGCACGGGCTGATCGGCATTGTGACCGGCATTTTTGAAGTGACCAGCGCAGGCATATCGGCGGCGATCGTCTTTGGCTTTTTCATGGCCCTGATCTTCCGGCCAAAAGGCTAA